A window of the Azospirillum brasilense genome harbors these coding sequences:
- a CDS encoding glucose 1-dehydrogenase — MTKRLDGKVALITGAAQGLGLAMAETFVREGARVAVVDINGDAAKSVAERLGESAIGIAANVTKMADVEMTIAATVEKFGRLDILVNNAGSTHANGPFENVTEEEFDRVFALNVKSIYLYSKAVVATMRAQKSGVILNLGSTAGLRPRPGLVWYNATKGAVHNITKSLALELAPDNIRVCALAPVATETPLLATFMGGDTPEKRARMMGIVPLGRLGQPTDVANAALYLASDEAAFLTGVVLEIDGGRCV, encoded by the coding sequence ATGACGAAGCGTCTGGACGGCAAGGTCGCCCTGATCACCGGTGCGGCGCAGGGGCTGGGCCTCGCGATGGCCGAGACCTTCGTGCGCGAGGGCGCCCGCGTGGCGGTCGTGGACATCAACGGCGACGCCGCCAAGTCAGTCGCGGAGCGGCTGGGCGAGTCCGCCATCGGCATCGCCGCCAACGTCACCAAGATGGCCGACGTCGAGATGACCATCGCCGCCACCGTCGAAAAGTTCGGGCGGCTGGACATCCTGGTCAACAACGCCGGCTCCACCCACGCCAACGGCCCCTTCGAGAACGTGACGGAGGAGGAGTTCGACCGCGTCTTCGCGCTGAACGTCAAGTCGATCTACCTCTATTCCAAGGCGGTCGTCGCGACCATGCGGGCGCAGAAGTCCGGCGTGATCCTGAACCTCGGCTCCACCGCCGGCCTGCGGCCGCGTCCGGGCCTGGTCTGGTACAACGCGACCAAGGGCGCCGTGCACAACATCACCAAGTCGCTGGCGCTGGAGCTGGCGCCGGACAACATCCGCGTCTGCGCGCTCGCCCCGGTCGCCACCGAGACGCCGCTGCTCGCCACCTTCATGGGCGGCGACACGCCTGAGAAGCGGGCGCGCATGATGGGCATCGTGCCGCTTGGCCGCCTGGGCCAGCCGACCGACGTCGCCAACGCCGCCCTCTACCTCGCGTCGGACGAGGCGGCCTTCCTGACCGGCGTGGTGCTGGAGATCGACGGCGGGCGCTGCGTGTAA
- a CDS encoding cytochrome C oxidase subunit IV family protein, with amino-acid sequence MAILTRTWMLLMLLTAVSMWTGHGEGTGGPGPLGVGLVLAAANVKADRILTHYLDLHRADGGWRAGFRILLTLLGVALFGIYVLYPMIGAALR; translated from the coding sequence ATGGCCATCCTGACACGCACCTGGATGCTTCTGATGCTCCTCACCGCCGTCTCGATGTGGACCGGGCATGGCGAGGGCACCGGCGGTCCCGGCCCGCTCGGGGTCGGACTCGTCCTCGCCGCGGCCAACGTCAAGGCCGACCGGATTCTCACCCATTACCTGGACCTTCACCGTGCGGACGGCGGCTGGCGGGCGGGGTTCCGGATTTTGCTCACTCTGCTGGGGGTGGCGCTCTTCGGGATCTACGTTCTTTATCCGATGATCGGCGCGGCTCTGCGCTGA
- a CDS encoding cytochrome c oxidase subunit 3 family protein produces MTETAAPTTVVAADGEAADWGPLSSLPGNPMMWILILGELAAFGAMFIGFAVTRALDPATFNASQAQLDRLLGGVNTMVLVTSGWLVAVAVRRRVSGRSHRLAMLGAMVLGGVFLAIKAVEYGDKIGRGLTLETNSFFQLYYLLTGFHAMHVAAGIIILGIVTWWDSLENLETGAAFWHMVDLIWVLLYPIVYLLR; encoded by the coding sequence ATGACGGAAACTGCCGCGCCGACGACGGTGGTCGCTGCGGATGGCGAGGCCGCCGATTGGGGGCCTCTCTCCAGCCTGCCCGGCAACCCCATGATGTGGATTCTCATCCTGGGGGAGCTGGCGGCCTTCGGGGCGATGTTCATCGGCTTCGCGGTGACGCGCGCCCTCGACCCGGCGACTTTCAACGCCTCGCAGGCGCAGTTGGACCGTCTGCTCGGCGGTGTGAACACCATGGTTCTGGTGACGAGCGGCTGGCTGGTCGCCGTCGCCGTGCGGCGCCGGGTCTCGGGCCGCTCCCACCGGTTGGCGATGCTCGGCGCGATGGTCCTCGGCGGTGTGTTCCTCGCCATCAAGGCGGTCGAGTACGGCGACAAGATCGGCCGCGGCCTCACGCTGGAGACCAACAGCTTCTTCCAGCTCTATTATTTGCTGACCGGCTTCCACGCGATGCACGTCGCCGCGGGGATCATCATCCTGGGCATCGTCACGTGGTGGGACAGTCTGGAGAATCTGGAGACCGGAGCCGCCTTCTGGCACATGGTGGACCTGATCTGGGTGCTGCTCTACCCCATCGTCTATCTGCTGAGGTGA
- a CDS encoding CoA transferase: MSSLLSDLRVVEVSAFIAAPLGGMTLAQLGAEVIRIDPIGGNIDYRRWPVAPNGTSLYWTALNKAKRSVTLALDRPEGREIAQAIITASGENAGFLLTNLPASGWMGYEALSAKRDDLIMLRLTGNPDGSAAVDYTVNCASGFPMATGRGGEPVNHVLPAWDVAAGLYLATGLLAAERHRRRTGRGQEVTVALADVMLATVGNLGYLADVRVNGAVRPPMGNDLYGAYGRDFATADGRRAMVVAISNRQWKALGKATGLTERLAMIGPLMDVDMNDEGGRFLARDAISAVLAPWFAARTLAEVESAFAGAGVLWGPYRDFGQLVAEDARCSTANPLFREVEQPEVGPLLVPGSPLGFPGLGERTDHRPAPVLGQDTDAVLADLLGLPSAEIGRLHDAGIVA; the protein is encoded by the coding sequence ATGTCCTCGCTTCTCTCCGATCTGCGCGTCGTCGAGGTGTCGGCTTTCATCGCGGCGCCGCTGGGCGGCATGACGCTGGCCCAGCTGGGCGCGGAGGTGATCCGCATCGACCCCATCGGCGGCAACATCGACTACCGGCGCTGGCCGGTGGCGCCGAACGGCACCAGCCTCTACTGGACCGCGCTGAACAAGGCGAAACGGTCGGTGACGCTGGCGCTCGACCGGCCGGAGGGGCGGGAGATCGCCCAGGCGATCATCACCGCCTCGGGCGAGAACGCGGGCTTCCTGCTGACCAACCTGCCGGCCAGCGGCTGGATGGGCTATGAGGCGCTGTCGGCCAAGCGCGACGACCTGATCATGCTGCGGCTGACCGGCAACCCGGACGGGTCGGCGGCGGTCGACTACACCGTCAATTGCGCCAGCGGCTTCCCGATGGCGACTGGCCGCGGCGGCGAGCCGGTGAACCATGTGCTGCCGGCCTGGGACGTCGCCGCCGGCCTCTATCTGGCGACCGGCCTGCTGGCGGCGGAGCGGCACCGCCGCCGTACTGGGCGCGGGCAGGAGGTGACGGTGGCGCTGGCCGACGTGATGCTGGCGACCGTCGGCAACCTCGGCTACCTCGCCGATGTCCGGGTGAACGGCGCCGTGCGCCCGCCGATGGGCAACGATCTCTACGGCGCCTATGGCCGCGACTTCGCCACCGCCGACGGGCGGCGGGCGATGGTCGTCGCCATCTCCAACCGCCAGTGGAAGGCGCTGGGCAAGGCGACCGGGCTGACCGAGCGGCTGGCGATGATCGGCCCGCTGATGGACGTGGACATGAACGACGAGGGTGGGCGCTTCCTGGCGCGCGACGCGATTTCCGCCGTCCTCGCCCCCTGGTTCGCCGCGCGCACCTTGGCCGAGGTGGAGAGTGCCTTTGCCGGGGCGGGTGTGCTGTGGGGGCCGTACCGGGATTTCGGCCAGCTGGTGGCCGAGGACGCGCGCTGCTCCACCGCCAACCCGCTGTTCCGCGAGGTCGAGCAGCCGGAGGTCGGGCCGCTGCTGGTTCCCGGTTCGCCCCTCGGCTTCCCCGGCCTGGGCGAGCGCACCGACCATCGCCCGGCGCCCGTCCTGGGACAGGACACCGACGCGGTTCTGGCCGACCTGCTCGGCCTGCCGTCCGCCGAAATCGGCCGCCTGCACGACGCCGGTATCGTTGCCTGA